The Idiomarina loihiensis L2TR genomic sequence CATAGCAACATCGGCACGTTGAGTAAGCTCCATCGGGTGTTTAAATTCAATATCATTTGCTGAAACACCAATTGCTGCCGATAAAGAAACCTCGACTTCGCCAATCCGAAAAGGCTGTTCGAATACCGCTAAAACTTCCGCGCATAACGCATTAACTTGCTCAACAGCACTCATATCCTGAATAACGGCGACAAACTCATCGCCACCAAAACGGCAAAGTAAGTTAGGTTCCGAAACAACCTGCTGCAAGCGTTGCGCCGTTTCAATTAAGACCTCGTCTCCAAGGTAGTGTCCCAAGCTGTCATTTATAGGTTTAAAGCCATCTAAATCGATAAAGAGAACGAATATTGCCGCGTCACTCTTGTTTTCCTGCAACTGTTGTAGTCGCTGCTCCATTGCACTGCGGTTTACCAGGTGCGTTAAGCTGTCGTGAGAAGTGAAAAATTCTAACGCTTCTTCTCGCTGAATTCGTTCGGTAATATCTTTAGCTATGCCGTGAACACCGGTAATTTCGCCATCGATAATAATAGGAATATTGGTTATCGCTAAGTCATGAAGCTGACCGGTCTGGTCTTTTACCTTTATCTCGTAGGACTGTGGAATACCGGCTTTAGCCGCTTCAAAATGCTCTGAGGTTCGTTTCTGGTCACTTTCAGGCACTGCCAGCTCATAGTGTTTACCCAGTAAATCCTCTTCTTTAAGCAATAAAAGCTCACAAACTGAACGATTAACACTCGTAAAGTTGCCTTCTAAGTCGAGCATAAACACGGCATCGGGGTTGTGAGTAAAGAGTGAACTTTGACTTTGCTCAAGACGAGCTTGTTTCCTTCTTTGCTCCTCGTGTTCAATGATGAGAGCCACCAGATCACGATTACGGACAATAATTTCAAGTTCAGGTCCTAAAGGCACTCTCGGCTCTGAAAAGTAAATTGCGAAAGTTCCAATAACGTCACTGTCAGAGGTTGCAAAAATAGGGTGGGACCAGCACGCCACTAAACCTTGCTGCTCGAGGAGGGACCGGAACTCATTGAAGCGCTGGTCCTTTCTCATATCAGCAACCAGCACGGGCTCACCGAGTGCTGCCGCTGTACCACAAGCGCCAACACCGTCTGCTACGGCTAAGCCATCTAAGGCGCGGTTATAGGACTTAGGTAGGGAAACAGAAGCGGCGGTTGATAAGGTTTGTGTTTTTTTATCAACCGCCATAATGGAGCACATGGCACCATCAATTTGAGACTCAATAAGCCGACAGATGCCCAACAGGCGGCTTTCAATATCCCGATGCCGGGCTAACGAGTTAAACGCTTCATAATGTGACTGAATTAAGTAATTTGTGCCTTGGTATTTCTTTTCCGCTCTTTTGCGGACCACTACGACAAAAATTGTCGTAGCAATCAGAACAATAGCTATGCCTGTCGCCAACAGGCTGTATTCGGGGAGGCTATCCTGCATTGGCTCGCTGCATATTTACCGCCTATTTTATTTAACCCGCTGCACTCGCATACGGCGATTCGAACCTTCACGGCCAAAGAAAAATGAATTTAATGCGCCGCGTTTAATATAATAGGTATCGTCTTCGTCCCAGGGAAAATAACCACCGCTGTCGGTCTGTTTCCAAATTTGGCCATTACTCAGTTCGATACGCCACTTGTCATAAGGTCCCTGCTCTTTCGCTGCGACTTCAACCTCAATTCGGTCGAGCTGGCCTTCCTCTTTGTCTTTATGCTCCATACCAAAGGTTCGCTCTAAAGAAGAGTTACCACGGCGCTCAGCCTTTGATTTTTGTTTTTCTGCCTGCACTTTTCCTCTGGCTTTTCCTTCTGCTTGCTTCACCTGTCCCTGAGACTGCTTAGCAATATTGTCATAACATACCAGTCGCTCCAGCGAGTCTTCAATCCCTGCACATTGCTGCAATGCCTCTTGTTGTGCATTAACACTGCCCGCCACCAACAATAAGCTTGCCCCTAGTAATGTTTTGTACATACATCATTCCTGTTTTGTTTTATTTAATAACGTAACGTAAGAGTATCGCCTTTTTGCGTTAACTCAAATTCCTTCAAAGCACTCATGCCCAAAAGTATGACATCCCCATCCATTCCGGGAGTGATAGACGCCGCGACATTCGTTAGCTGAATTTCACCCAGTTCTAATCTGTCAATTTCTGTTCTATAAGTTATAACACGTCCGTTCGCGGTTTGAGACATACCTTGCCGGCCTTTTCGTAAACCCAGTTCTGCGGCCAGGTTTTCAGGAACAGCAACCAATGTTGCCCCAGTATCGAGTAAGAATGTCACAGATTGACCATTCACTTTACCCTGAGCCACATAGTGACCCATCCGGTTTTGCTCCAGCAAAACGGTGACTTGTCCGTTATCAACATGGCTTTGCACCTGAGAGTTCGGGTTAAACTGTTGCTGCAACTGGTCTTCAAAAAACCAGACCAACATGACAAGGGCTAGCCCCCAGGCAATAAACATAAAAGGTTTGCCGAAAGAAGTCGTACGCGCCAAGTTAATCTCCTTTAATCATCATAGGGCAAACTTTGCTTTTTTACCTGGTCAGCTCTTTGCTGTCGCTGTTCGGTTACGTCTTCAACTGACCAGCCTTGCAAATTATTTTCAATAAGCTGACTTAGCGCATCAATATGCCCGCTTTCGGCATTCAGAGCTGAAATGTACTCGTACCGCTCACCACCACTTTCCATAAAGTATTCACGGTTTTCTTCACCAATTTCTTCTACGGTTTCTAAGCAGTCAGAAGAAAAACCCGGACAAAAGACCTGAACCGACTTTACTCCTTTACCTGGAAGCGCTTTCATCGTCATATCGGTATAGGGCTGCAACCACTCTTCGCGACCAAAACGTGACTGAAAAGTCGTCAGATACTCGTCTTTTCCAAGCCCTAATCGTTCTGCCAGTAAGCGCGATGTTTTGTAGCATTCGCAATGGTAAGGGTCACCATTTTTCAGGTAGCGCAGTGGAATCCCATGGTAGGAAAACAGCAACTTATCAGCCCGTCCATGAGCGTCCCAGTGTTTTTCAATGCGCTGAGCAGCGGCCTCTATAAAAGGTGAAAAATCGTGATAGTGAGTAATAAAACGAAGTTCAGGTAACCAGCGGCGTTTGGTAAAGTCTTTGGCCAGCGCATCAAAGGTTGAGGCCGTGGTCGATGCCGAGTACTGCGGATACAAAGGCAACACCAGCAGTTTGCGAACGCCTTTTTGCATCATCTTCTCAACCACCTCGCTAAGAGCCGGGTTCCCGTAACGCATGGCAAAATCCACAACAATGTTGTCACCCCAGGTTTGCTTCAGTTTTGCCTCAATGGCCGAAGCCTGGTCTTGCGTGTGAAATAACAAGGGAGAGCCACGATCAGTCCAGACAGTTTTATAAGCTTCAGCTGAACGTTTAGGCCGAAAACGCAAAATAACGCCGTTTAAAATCAAAAACCAAAGTAAGCGCGGAACTTCCACCACTCTAGGGTCGGATAAAAACTCTTTTAGATAGGGCTTGAGCGCTTTTTTTGTTGGAGCCTCTGGAGTTCCCAGATTAGTAACCAAGACACCAATTTTGTCCGCCTGCCCATGAGAAAAGCCCGGGCTTCCTTGATATTTCATTTTGAGTTACCTTTTAACAACACGATGTAAGTGCAAATTTTACGTAAGTTTTAACGGCTTCGATCCCTA encodes the following:
- a CDS encoding putative bifunctional diguanylate cyclase/phosphodiesterase is translated as MQDSLPEYSLLATGIAIVLIATTIFVVVVRKRAEKKYQGTNYLIQSHYEAFNSLARHRDIESRLLGICRLIESQIDGAMCSIMAVDKKTQTLSTAASVSLPKSYNRALDGLAVADGVGACGTAAALGEPVLVADMRKDQRFNEFRSLLEQQGLVACWSHPIFATSDSDVIGTFAIYFSEPRVPLGPELEIIVRNRDLVALIIEHEEQRRKQARLEQSQSSLFTHNPDAVFMLDLEGNFTSVNRSVCELLLLKEEDLLGKHYELAVPESDQKRTSEHFEAAKAGIPQSYEIKVKDQTGQLHDLAITNIPIIIDGEITGVHGIAKDITERIQREEALEFFTSHDSLTHLVNRSAMEQRLQQLQENKSDAAIFVLFIDLDGFKPINDSLGHYLGDEVLIETAQRLQQVVSEPNLLCRFGGDEFVAVIQDMSAVEQVNALCAEVLAVFEQPFRIGEVEVSLSAAIGVSANDIEFKHPMELTQRADVAMYEAKKRGGNSVYWYSANLDEGLGYKVALRTKIQEALAQEQFELFYQPIMTDKGQVAGAEALIRWQHPTKGYVSPADFIPVAERTGQIIPISEWVLKQACRDLQQLKLYGIKSVSVNFSPIQFYREDFVSKTKAILEQFDIKPGEITVEITENVLVNDTQRIAELLQQLRDLGLDVAIDDFGSGFASLRYLNMLPVNKLKIDRSFIENIHENSHNAAITCGILSMVAGIGIETVAEGVEKEEECAYLVEHGCHFMQGFLFSKPKPLGELLKWAERQQSFENER
- a CDS encoding retropepsin-like aspartic protease family protein, producing MARTTSFGKPFMFIAWGLALVMLVWFFEDQLQQQFNPNSQVQSHVDNGQVTVLLEQNRMGHYVAQGKVNGQSVTFLLDTGATLVAVPENLAAELGLRKGRQGMSQTANGRVITYRTEIDRLELGEIQLTNVAASITPGMDGDVILLGMSALKEFELTQKGDTLTLRY
- the hemH gene encoding ferrochelatase → MKYQGSPGFSHGQADKIGVLVTNLGTPEAPTKKALKPYLKEFLSDPRVVEVPRLLWFLILNGVILRFRPKRSAEAYKTVWTDRGSPLLFHTQDQASAIEAKLKQTWGDNIVVDFAMRYGNPALSEVVEKMMQKGVRKLLVLPLYPQYSASTTASTFDALAKDFTKRRWLPELRFITHYHDFSPFIEAAAQRIEKHWDAHGRADKLLFSYHGIPLRYLKNGDPYHCECYKTSRLLAERLGLGKDEYLTTFQSRFGREEWLQPYTDMTMKALPGKGVKSVQVFCPGFSSDCLETVEEIGEENREYFMESGGERYEYISALNAESGHIDALSQLIENNLQGWSVEDVTEQRQQRADQVKKQSLPYDD